Proteins from one bacterium genomic window:
- a CDS encoding iron ABC transporter permease, whose amino-acid sequence MKAGRVTLVLIVLAAATIVVLGVAPFVGMTPISLLDIFGGGPVPGKEYDIFCKIRLPRVLAAWLTGAGLAVAGMAFQALFRNPLATPFTLGVASGAALGAAMTIRFGVSVALLGISGISMAALSGAALSVLLVYGISRALTRSGAMLTTATLLLAGVAVNFFFSSLNLFIQYLSDFTHTFRIIRWLMGGLEVAGFRSVFQMVPFVAAGIALVLISSRELDLLTTGEEIAASRGVSVVGVQRRLFFATSLLVGGVVAVCGPIGFVGIMVPHICRLMVGPGHRALIPATVLFGGIFLTVCDTFARTVIAPAEIPVGVITALLGGPFFLLLLIRGSKYLD is encoded by the coding sequence ATGAAAGCCGGGAGAGTCACCCTGGTCCTTATCGTCCTGGCCGCGGCGACGATCGTCGTCCTCGGCGTGGCCCCCTTCGTGGGGATGACCCCCATTTCGCTCCTCGATATCTTTGGCGGGGGACCGGTTCCCGGCAAGGAATACGATATTTTCTGTAAGATCCGGCTGCCGAGGGTCCTGGCGGCGTGGCTCACCGGCGCGGGGCTGGCTGTCGCCGGGATGGCGTTCCAGGCCCTGTTCCGTAACCCGCTGGCGACCCCCTTCACCCTGGGTGTCGCGTCGGGGGCCGCCCTGGGCGCGGCCATGACCATCCGGTTCGGAGTGTCTGTGGCCCTGCTGGGGATCTCCGGCATCTCCATGGCGGCCCTTTCAGGGGCTGCCCTTTCCGTTCTCCTGGTTTACGGGATATCGAGGGCGCTCACCCGGTCTGGAGCCATGCTCACTACGGCCACCCTGCTGCTGGCGGGAGTGGCGGTAAACTTTTTCTTCTCCAGCCTCAACCTGTTTATCCAGTACCTGTCCGATTTCACCCACACCTTCCGGATCATCCGCTGGCTCATGGGTGGACTGGAGGTGGCAGGGTTCAGGTCGGTGTTCCAGATGGTGCCCTTTGTAGCGGCGGGCATCGCTCTTGTCCTGATCAGTTCGAGGGAGTTGGACCTGCTCACCACCGGGGAGGAGATCGCCGCCAGCCGGGGGGTGAGTGTGGTCGGCGTGCAGCGAAGGCTGTTCTTCGCCACGTCGCTGCTGGTGGGAGGGGTGGTCGCCGTGTGCGGGCCCATCGGGTTCGTGGGGATCATGGTCCCACACATCTGCCGCCTCATGGTCGGACCCGGTCACCGGGCTCTCATCCCGGCCACCGTCTTGTTCGGCGGGATATTCCTCACGGTATGCGATACTTTCGCCCGGACCGTCATCGCACCCGCCGAGATCCCGGTGGGGGTGATCACGGCGCTGCTCGGGGGGCCGTTTTTCCTCCTGTTGCTGATTCGCGGATCGAAGTATTTGGATTGA